From the genome of Pseudarthrobacter sp. NIBRBAC000502772:
CAGCCACCGGGGTATCCGGATGCGGCCCGCCGGCTTCGGCGATGCCCTGCAGCACCGGCAGCGGCAGTTCCGCCGCACGGAGATTTTCCCTCAGCCATTCCTTGGTTTGCAGGTCCAGATCCAGCCACCACATGTAGATTTCCATGCCGGTCACGCACCTTTCGTATGCTCCAACGTTAGGCTCCGCCCAGTCCACGTTCAAGGGTAGCCACAACCTGGCAATGCTCCCGATTCCGCGTACATGCAGGTAACGCCGCAGGTCAAAGGCGGAAAAAGACGAGTACCCGCTACTGGCGACTGCACCTTGCCGCCGCCCCTAGCCTGAAGTCACTAAAGCTGACCATGCTGTTGGGGCATTGGGATCTCCGCTACTCCCTCCCCGCGTGGTCCGTTTCAAACAGACTGGGGAGAACACCATGAAACGCACCTTCGCAACTTTGGGGGTCCTGGGGCTGGCCATGCTCAGCGTCACGGCCCCGGCCTACGCCGCCTCTGACTTCACGCTCTGCCACAACGGAAGTGAGCTGACGATCGACATCAGTGGATCAGGCGCACTGGCCGGCCACACACGACACTCCGATGACATCATCCCGCCCAATGCGGTACTGCCGGACGGATTCAACTGGCCCGCGGGTGGGGATCCCGCCCATCCCTGCCTTGCTGTGGTGGTGGTGCCGCCGGTCGTCGTGCCGCCAGTCGTCGTGCCGCCAGTCGTCGTACCGCCGGTCGTTGACCCGCCAGTCGTCGTACCGCCGGTCGTTGACCCGCCGGCTGTGGTGCAGCAGGCACCGGTGGCTGGGGCCGCCGGCGCGGTCACACCGGCTGCGCAGACACCCGCACCGAAGGCAGCTGCTGCCAAGGCGCCCGCCGCAGCAGCAGCCGCTGTCAGCCAGGGCACCAACGAGGGCTTCAACGCGCAAACCGCCATCGGCGGATCAGAGGAAAGTACTACCTGGCTGGCCGGTCTGGGCGTCCTGCTAGGTGCGGGCGCTGTGGTTGCAGTGCGCCGCAAGTCCCGGACGGAATCGCCGACGGCGGGCTGACGCCCACCAGAGCCTCCGGGGTCTGTTACCGAGGGCGTCCCGCCAAAACCCGGCGGGACGCCCTCGGCGCAATTTCAAAGCGGGTCCACCCTCCACCTGCTGAACGCAAGGCGTTTGAAAGCAAAGGAACATCATGTCCAAGCACTCCAGCATTCGCGTCGCCCGCCGTGGCGTTCTGCGGGTCCTGGAAGTCCTGCGCGTCCGTGGATGGAACCGTGGAGATCTGGCAATCCTGCTGTGCGGAGTCCTGGGTTTCCTGTCCCTCACCTTCGGTGCACCCCTGCTCAAGCACGGGGAAGTCGCCGTCCCCAGAGCGGAACTGTCGGCACCATTCCGGGCCACGCCGTCGTCCGCTCCTTGGCCGCTGTCCGGCACTGGCGAAGCTCCGGGGGCAGCTCCAAAGACGGCAACAGCCCCGGCCGCAGACGCCACCACCCCCGGCCCGGCCTTGCCGGAAGCCTCCGCACCCCTGCGTATCCTCTATCCCGCTGCGGCAATCGACACGGCCGTCCATCCCCTTGAACCGGACACCTCGGCCGTCGCCACCCGGACAGTGGAGCCGCCCACCACCATGGACGGGTATTGGCTGACACCGTTCGGGACTCCCGGCAACGGGTCGGGCAACACCACGTACATCATCGGACACAGCTGGGAGGGGCGGGACGCCCCGTTCAACCACCTCAGCTCCGCTGCAGTCGTTGGTGACACCTTCGACGTCGTCACCGCGACCGGCACCATCCCTTACCGGGTGGACAGCGTCACCACGTACCTCAAGGACAGCCTCAAGGACAGCCCCATCTGGGACATGGTGCCCAGCCGTGTGGTCCTGATCAGCTGCTACACGGAAGACCCGTGGGGCAAGAACGTGGTTGTCTCGGCGTCGCCCGCTGCCGCCTGACACGTCCACGCGCCGTCGGCCCTGTTCAAGTCGGCCCTGTTCAAGTGGCTCCGCGCAGGCACAGAATGGTCCTATGAGTCCCGAACGATTCAGTGGTCCGCCTCCGTTGCTGGTGGGTGTGTTGCCCCATCAGCACTCGGAAGTGCTGAAGACCGCCACCTCCCTGGCGGCCAAACTGGCCGTGCCGTTGCTGTGTGCCTATGTCGACGAGGCCAGCTACCTGGTGGAATGGGATCCCACCAGATCCGCACACCGGCTGTCGCTGCACCCGGACAAGGACGACGACGACATCCGCTCGGTCACCACGGAACTCAAGGGGGTGATCGCGGAAGCCGTGGCCGACGCCGCGACGCGGGCCACCCCCGTGGACTGGACGCTGCGGACCCTGGCGGGGGATCCGGGCCGCGCCCTCGCCCGGCTCGCCGCGGAAAGCAACTCCCCCATA
Proteins encoded in this window:
- a CDS encoding LPXTG cell wall anchor domain-containing protein is translated as MKRTFATLGVLGLAMLSVTAPAYAASDFTLCHNGSELTIDISGSGALAGHTRHSDDIIPPNAVLPDGFNWPAGGDPAHPCLAVVVVPPVVVPPVVVPPVVVPPVVDPPVVVPPVVDPPAVVQQAPVAGAAGAVTPAAQTPAPKAAAAKAPAAAAAAVSQGTNEGFNAQTAIGGSEESTTWLAGLGVLLGAGAVVAVRRKSRTESPTAG
- a CDS encoding class F sortase — translated: MSKHSSIRVARRGVLRVLEVLRVRGWNRGDLAILLCGVLGFLSLTFGAPLLKHGEVAVPRAELSAPFRATPSSAPWPLSGTGEAPGAAPKTATAPAADATTPGPALPEASAPLRILYPAAAIDTAVHPLEPDTSAVATRTVEPPTTMDGYWLTPFGTPGNGSGNTTYIIGHSWEGRDAPFNHLSSAAVVGDTFDVVTATGTIPYRVDSVTTYLKDSLKDSPIWDMVPSRVVLISCYTEDPWGKNVVVSASPAAA
- a CDS encoding universal stress protein codes for the protein MSPERFSGPPPLLVGVLPHQHSEVLKTATSLAAKLAVPLLCAYVDEASYLVEWDPTRSAHRLSLHPDKDDDDIRSVTTELKGVIAEAVADAATRATPVDWTLRTLAGDPGRALARLAAESNSPIIIVGTSERGLTHRISEMLNGSVGLWLTHHQSRPVLVVPYRRPAHQDDA